The Stomatobaculum sp. F0698 genomic sequence GTCTGCTATAACCACGCAAAGTACCTGGAGCAGGCGTTAAAGGGCTTTCTCGCCCAGCGCGGGGCGTTTGAGATTGAAATTCTGATTCACGACGATGCCTCGACCGACGGTTCCGCGGATATCATACGGCGCTACGCCGCACGCTACCCGGACAAAATCTTCCCGATTTTACAGGAGGAGAATCAGTACAGCCGGGGGCGGCAAAACATCTCGGGAATCTTTAACTTTCCGCGGGCGCGCGGCAAGTATATCGCCTTGATGGACTGCGACGATTACTGGTGCAATCCGGATAAACTGGAGCGGCAAGTGCGTTACTTGGAGACTCATCCGGACTGCTCGATGACGGTGCACGCGGCGGCGGTGCAAAACGACCGCGGCGAACTCGTGAACCGGAATCTCATGCGCCCTTACCGCGGGGACCGCGATTTGAGCCCGACGGAACTGGTGAATAAGGCGGGCAGCTTCCCCTTCGGCGCCATGCTTCTGCGCCGAGAGGTGGTGGAAAAGCTGCCGGAGTGGTACTTCCGCTGCCCGGTCGGGGACAGGCCGCTGGAACTCCTCTCCGCCCTCAAGGGCTACTGCCACTATGCGGACCGCTTCGACAGCGTGTACCGCTTCCACGGCTCCGGCTCCTGGACCGAGGAGATGAAGAGCGGCGACTTCAAAAAGAAGCAGGACCGCTATGCCCGTGCGATGCGGGAGCTCTACCGCGCCTTTGACCGGGAGAGCGGCGGTCGCTATCACCGCGAGGCGGTCTCGGCTGCGCGGCGTGTCTACTTTTTGACGCGGGTTAATCTAAGGGATTACGGGGAGATCTTTTCGCCGCGAAACCGGCGCTACTACCGGGAACTGCCCCTGCGGGACCGCTTTTTCATACGCGCGGAGCGGGAACTGCCCTTCTTATTTGCGGGGCTCCGTCGCGTCCGGGACAGGATATTCGGACAAGAGCGATAAGATTCGCTTTAATTCCCGGGCGGGAAGTTGGCCGGGGGCAGAGCTCTCTCGGAGCGCACCGAAGCTCAGGCAGGAGCCGAATTCGGCACTCGAAATGCGACTCAGCACGCCGTGCGGTCCCATGCCGATCAGGACAAAGGGGCGATCGGCATTGCGCCTCCATTCGGCGGAAAACGCGAGGAGCGTGAGGAGGTCTTCCGTGCTCTTTGTCATGACCGCGAGTTTCGGGATGTCGGCGCCGCTATCCCGGAGTGCGGTCAAGGTTTCGCGGAGCACTTCCGCGGGCGGCGTCTCCGAAAAAAAGTGCCGGGAGGCAATGACGGGAATTCCGTGTGCCTTGAGCGCGGCAATGTGGGATGCGGGCTCTTTGAGCCCCGAAAAAAGTTCCACGTCCAGTAAGTCAGGGATCTTTTCTTCCGCAAGCCGAAGCTGAAGCCCGGCATAGTTGACAGCATCGAGCGGGAGTTTTCCGCCCTCCGATGAGCTACGGAAGGTGATGAGGAGAGGAAGCGTTCCGAGTTCGCGCTTTACTTCCCGCGCGAGGGCAAGAAACTCTGTTTCCGTGGGGAAGGGCGAGAGGCAGTCAATGCGCCATTCGATGAGATCCGCCGAGGCGTCGGGCAGCAGGCGCAGTTCGGCAAAGAGTTCTTCCCGGTTTTTTCCGAGCAGCGGAACCGCGACTTTGACGGGACCGCTTCCGAGTGTCAAATGGTTTCGTGTAACTTCGCGCATGGCTATCCTCCCTAATATGAATTAGGGCTAGTTTAGCGGAGCGGACTCAGAAACGCAAGCGAAGAGAAAAGAGGCAATGATGGCAGAGACGAGTATTTACGGCAAGTTTACGGAGACCCTGCTCGAGCTGAAAAAGAGGCTGGAGCTTGAAATCCTATCCTGGAACGAGGAGGCGGTGCGGGAGGGAAAGCACAAGTGCTTTGAGCATCTGACCAGCCGCTTAAAGACCGAGGCCAGCATGCGGGAAAAGTTAAAGCGCAGGGGGCTCGCGGAGACTACGGAAAACGCACTCTATCAGATGAAGGATGCAATCGGACTCCGGATAGTGACGCGCTTTGTCGACGACATCTACCGCGTGAAGGCAAAGCTTGCGGCGCTGCCCGGTGTGGCAATCGATGAGGAAAAGGATTATATTCAGAATGTAAAGCCGAGCGGCTACCGGAGTTTACATTTGATTTTGCGCTGCGAAATCGAGACCGCGGATTTGTACGGTCGCATTCCGGGGCTTTTCTTTGCCGAGGTGCAGATACGCACCATTGCCATGGACTCCTGGGCGAGCCTTGAGCATGAGATGCACTATAAGCGGGAGGGCGAGAACCGCGCGCTGATTGCCGCCGAGTTAAAGCGCTGCGCGGACGATCTGGCCTCCTGCGATCTTTCGATGCAGACCATACGAAACCTGATACGGAAGGAGGAAGTATGAAGTTTTTGTTTGCCGAGGACGAGGTGGAGCTTTCGCGCGCGGTTTGCGCCGTGCTCCGTCATCAGGGAGACGAGGCGGATCCCGCCTACGACGGCGAAGAGGCGCTCAGGAAGGCGCGCGCCGGGAGTTATGACTGCATGGTCTTCGACGTGATGATGCCGCGGATGGACGGAATTTCCGTCGTGCGGGCCCTCCGTGCGGACGGGGACAGAACCCCCATGATTATCCTGACCGCAAAGACGCAGATAGAGGACAAAATCACGGGACTCGATGCCGGTGCGGATGATTACATCACCAAGCCTTTTGCGATGCGGGAACTGCTTGCGCGCATTCGGAGTGTCGCGCGGCGCTCCGGCTATCAGGTCGAGAAGCTGGAGCTCGGCAATGTGACCCTGGACACCGGAGAACAGGAGCTGATCGCAAAGAACTGTATGCGCCTCGGCAGCAAGGAGGCAAGGCTCATGGAGCTCTTTATGCGTAACCCGGGCAAGGTGCTCGGCGGGAGCGAACTCTTCCGAAAGGTCTGGGGCGAGAGCGAGGAAAGAGGGGACGACACACTTTATCTCTACATCTCCTACCTCAGACAGAAGCTGAATGCGATTCAGGCAGACCTCTTAATCGAAGGGGAACTCGGCGGCAGCTATGTGCTCAGGCAGCGGGATGCCTGAGCTGCGGAAGGTGAGAGGGCAATGGCGGAACGATTGAAACGGCAATTTGTCCTGGTCGCGACCAGCGCGGTGTTTGCGGTTCTGGTTCTGGTGCTGATGCTCGTGAACCGCATGAACTATCTCTCTCTGTATGAGAGCAGTATGGATACGCTGGAACTCATCAGCTACTACGGCGGCGCCCTGCCGGGGCGCATCGGCAACACCGAGGAGGAGGGAGAACTGCCGCGCGGGGTGCGCTATTTTTCGGTGAATTGCGACAGCGCGAGCGGGGAAATGACGCCGGTTCTCAGTCTGGACGGCATGTCGACCGAGACGGTGTACGAGCTCTCCATGCTTGCGCTGCATGCGCAGAAGGATAAGGGCGTGCTGCGCACGGACGGGAGACCGTTTTTCTATTCCCGCAGGAGCGGGGAAGACAAGATTTTGCTCTGTTTTCTCGATGCGAACAAGGACTTTAAGGAGCTCGCGCGCAATGCGCGGGACAGCACCTTGGTCGGCGCGGCGGTCTTACTCTTTTTCGGCATTATCATGCTCTTCCTCTCTTCGCGGGCGGTTGAGCCCGTGGTCAAAAACATTGAGAGCCAGAAGCGCTTTATCACGAATGCGAGCCATGAACTGAAGACACCGATTGCGGTGATTTCCGCGAATACGGAGCTCCTCGAGATGATGAACGGGAGCTCGGAGTGGACGGACAGCATCATGCACCAGGTTAAGCGATTAAGCCGCCTTGTGGACGACTTAATCGTGTTGACCCGCGTTGAGGAGGGCATTCAGAAGGAGTTGAGCCGGCAGAGCTTCTCGGCGGCTGTGCGGCAGGGTACCGAAGCCTTCCGCTCGGTCGCGGAACAGCAGGGCAAGCATCTCACGGAGGAGGTTGCGGACGGGGTCACGGCAATCGCGACCGAACGAGAGCTCCCGGAGCTCGTGAATATTCTGCTCGACAATGCGGTCAAGTACTGCGATAAGGGAGGAACCGTCCGGGTTAAGCTCACGCGGCGCAGAAGCAGGCGCGGCAGCGAACTCACGATTTCTAACGACTACGCGGAGGGCGCGGAGGTCGATTGCAGTCGCTTCTTTGACCGCTTCTATCGGGAGGACAAGTCCCACAACTGTAAGAAAGAGGGCTACGGCATCGGGCTTTCGATGGCCGAGGGCATTGTCCGCATGTACAAGGGACAGATACGGGCTCTCTGGCGGGACAAGGTCATGTATTTTATTGTGCAACTGCCAAGTTGATAGAAGGAGAAACAGGCAATGGAGAA encodes the following:
- a CDS encoding glycosyltransferase family 2 protein, which translates into the protein MSTTKKRPLVSVCAVCYNHAKYLEQALKGFLAQRGAFEIEILIHDDASTDGSADIIRRYAARYPDKIFPILQEENQYSRGRQNISGIFNFPRARGKYIALMDCDDYWCNPDKLERQVRYLETHPDCSMTVHAAAVQNDRGELVNRNLMRPYRGDRDLSPTELVNKAGSFPFGAMLLRREVVEKLPEWYFRCPVGDRPLELLSALKGYCHYADRFDSVYRFHGSGSWTEEMKSGDFKKKQDRYARAMRELYRAFDRESGGRYHREAVSAARRVYFLTRVNLRDYGEIFSPRNRRYYRELPLRDRFFIRAERELPFLFAGLRRVRDRIFGQER
- the aroD gene encoding type I 3-dehydroquinate dehydratase, which gives rise to MREVTRNHLTLGSGPVKVAVPLLGKNREELFAELRLLPDASADLIEWRIDCLSPFPTETEFLALAREVKRELGTLPLLITFRSSSEGGKLPLDAVNYAGLQLRLAEEKIPDLLDVELFSGLKEPASHIAALKAHGIPVIASRHFFSETPPAEVLRETLTALRDSGADIPKLAVMTKSTEDLLTLLAFSAEWRRNADRPFVLIGMGPHGVLSRISSAEFGSCLSFGALRESSAPGQLPARELKRILSLLSEYPVPDATEPRK
- a CDS encoding GTP pyrophosphokinase; its protein translation is MAETSIYGKFTETLLELKKRLELEILSWNEEAVREGKHKCFEHLTSRLKTEASMREKLKRRGLAETTENALYQMKDAIGLRIVTRFVDDIYRVKAKLAALPGVAIDEEKDYIQNVKPSGYRSLHLILRCEIETADLYGRIPGLFFAEVQIRTIAMDSWASLEHEMHYKREGENRALIAAELKRCADDLASCDLSMQTIRNLIRKEEV
- a CDS encoding response regulator transcription factor translates to MKFLFAEDEVELSRAVCAVLRHQGDEADPAYDGEEALRKARAGSYDCMVFDVMMPRMDGISVVRALRADGDRTPMIILTAKTQIEDKITGLDAGADDYITKPFAMRELLARIRSVARRSGYQVEKLELGNVTLDTGEQELIAKNCMRLGSKEARLMELFMRNPGKVLGGSELFRKVWGESEERGDDTLYLYISYLRQKLNAIQADLLIEGELGGSYVLRQRDA
- a CDS encoding sensor histidine kinase — translated: MAERLKRQFVLVATSAVFAVLVLVLMLVNRMNYLSLYESSMDTLELISYYGGALPGRIGNTEEEGELPRGVRYFSVNCDSASGEMTPVLSLDGMSTETVYELSMLALHAQKDKGVLRTDGRPFFYSRRSGEDKILLCFLDANKDFKELARNARDSTLVGAAVLLFFGIIMLFLSSRAVEPVVKNIESQKRFITNASHELKTPIAVISANTELLEMMNGSSEWTDSIMHQVKRLSRLVDDLIVLTRVEEGIQKELSRQSFSAAVRQGTEAFRSVAEQQGKHLTEEVADGVTAIATERELPELVNILLDNAVKYCDKGGTVRVKLTRRRSRRGSELTISNDYAEGAEVDCSRFFDRFYREDKSHNCKKEGYGIGLSMAEGIVRMYKGQIRALWRDKVMYFIVQLPS